In Alosa sapidissima isolate fAloSap1 chromosome 4, fAloSap1.pri, whole genome shotgun sequence, the following are encoded in one genomic region:
- the LOC121707452 gene encoding LOW QUALITY PROTEIN: uncharacterized protein LOC121707452 (The sequence of the model RefSeq protein was modified relative to this genomic sequence to represent the inferred CDS: deleted 1 base in 1 codon), translated as MLETDPDWAPSLDLGHMDTTCTDTARSARRGKREQLKNVTQQQVRTQEAGHHPPEEDTQEAEEGGQAHHEEGTQDNIEEVPETECHLCALRSAEVNRLFDENRELRRELEEYRMSEGFFGDSDDKVKYYTGLPNLATFMALFNFLVPLMADQRKILTPFQMVLLTFMRLRLDLPALHLAHLFGVSPKTVYRTFNDTMAFLYANLKRSIVRPDRDTLRSVMPHQFVEAFGHRVAVIIDCFEIFTERPTNLKARAQMFSSYKHTHTMKYLIGITPKGLICFLSKGWGGRTSDKHITQNSGFLNNLLPGDIVMADRGFDIQESVGMLCAEVKLPAFTKGRCQLAARDVEETRKIAHLRIHVERVIGNICQKYRILTGTIPINIILPCEGEDVTFLDKIVTVCCALTNQCPAIV; from the exons ATGCTGGAGACTGATCCAGACTGGGCACCATCTCTCGATCTGGGCCACATGGAtaccacatgcacagacacagcacgCTCTGCAAGGAGAGGTAAGCGGGAGCAGCTGAAAAATGTCACACAGCAGCAAGTTAGGACTCAAGAGGCTGGACATCACCCTCCTGAGGAGGACACACAAGAAGCTGAGGAAGGTGGCCAGGCACACCATGAAGAGGGCACTCAGGACAACATTGAGGAGGTGCCAGAGACTGAATGTCATCTGTGTGCTCTCAGGTCTGCCGAAGTAAACCGCTTGTTTGACGAA AACCGAGAGCTACGTCGTGAACTAGAGGAATACAGAATGTCTGAGGGTTTCTTTGGAGATAGTGATGATAAAGTGAAGTACTATACAGGTCTGCCAAACCTGGCAACATTTATGGCTCTATTCAATTTCTTGGTGCCTCTAATGGCAGACCAGAGAAAAATACTCACTCCTTTCCAAATGGTATTGTTAACTTTCATGCGTCTTAGATTGGATCTGCCTGCACTACACCTGGCCCATCTCTTCGGTGTGTCTCCAAAGACTGTATATAGGACATTTAATGACACTATGGCATTCTTGTATGCAAACCTGAAGCGTTCCATTGTAAGGCCTGACAGGGACACTCTGCGTAGCGTTATGCCACACCAGTTTGTGGAGGCATTTGGACACAGAGTTGCAGTAATAATTGACTGTTTTGAGATTTTCACAGAAAGACCGACCAACCTGAAGGCACGTGCCCAGATGTTTTCCagttacaagcacacacacaccatgaaatATTTGATCGGTATTACACCCAAGGGATTAATTTGTTTTCTATCAAAAGGTTGGGGTGGCCGTACAAGTGATAAACATATTACGCAGAACAGCGGGTTTCTTAACAACTTGCTGCCTGGTGATATTGTTATGGCTGACAGAGGCTTTGACATTCAGGAAAGTGTTGGTATGTTGTGTGCAGAGGTAAAACTTCCAGCATTTACAAAAGGTCGCTGTCAACTGGCTGCAAGGGATGTAGAGGAGACTAGAAAGATAGCACACTTGAGAATTCATGTCGAAAGGGTCATTGGGAATATTTGTCAAAAGTACAGAATCCTAACAGGAACTATACCCATCAACATAATCCTTCCATGTGAAGGTGAGGATGTCACATTTCTGGACAAGATCGTCACTGTGTGTTGTGCACTGACTAACCAATGTCCAGCCATAGTTTAG